In Ferribacterium limneticum, a genomic segment contains:
- a CDS encoding diacylglycerol kinase: protein MSDAAELKGKKGLRRLINALGYSRDGIAAAWRNEAAFRQEILLTAIALPLAFYLGKTGVERALMIGSVILILIVEILNSAVEAVVDKASPEKSELAKRAKDMGSAAVLLSLINAAAIWACLLWG from the coding sequence ATGAGTGACGCCGCCGAGCTCAAGGGCAAGAAAGGCCTGCGGCGGCTCATCAACGCCCTCGGCTATTCGCGCGATGGCATCGCTGCTGCATGGCGCAATGAAGCCGCCTTTCGCCAGGAAATCCTGCTCACCGCCATCGCCCTTCCACTGGCCTTTTACCTCGGCAAAACCGGCGTCGAACGGGCCTTGATGATCGGCAGCGTCATCCTCATCCTGATCGTCGAAATCCTCAATTCGGCGGTCGAAGCGGTCGTCGACAAGGCATCACCCGAGAAGAGCGAACTGGCCAAACGGGCCAAGGACATGGGCAGCGCTGCCGTGCTGCTCAGCCTGATCAACGCCGCTGCCATCTGGGCCTGCCTGCTCTGGGGCTGA